The nucleotide window CCAGCAAGTGTTCGGGCCATCCGTCGGATTCATCCTGGGCCTGGTATTGATCAAACTGCTCGGCCAATCCCCGGATTGGCCACTTGCAGGTTACGCGGCCGCGCAACTGACGGCCGCGCTCATCGTCCTGCCCTGGATCGGCTGGGGTCACCGCCTGTGGCCGATCGACCGGGAGATCGTGGTCCACGCCCTGCGCTACGGCATTCCGCTGATCATCGGCGGCGCGCTCGGCTGGGTCGGCCTCAATGCATCGCGCTTCATCGTCAACGAAATGTCCGGCGTGGCTGCCGCCGGACTGTTTGCGGTCGGGTACGGCCTCGGCCAGCGGGCCGCGGCGGTCGCGGCCATGCTGGTAACGGCAGCGGCCTTCCCGCTGGCGGTGAGAAGCATGGAGCAGCACGGCGACCAGGCTGGGATGCGCCAGCTCGCCAACAACAGCGCCCTCCTTGTCGCAGTCCTGGCGCCAAGCCTCGCCGGCATCATCATGCTGAGAACGGAGATCGTGCATCTCCTGATCGCCGCGCCGTTCCAGGCGGTGACGCTCGCCATCCTGCCGCTTTCGACGCTCGCTGGTGCCATCCGCAACCTGCGCGCCCATTTCGGCGACCAGGTATTTCTCCTGCAAAACCGCACGCGCTGGATGATGGCCATTGCCGCGATCGACGCGTCGATGACCGTGGTGTTGAGCGTCTTGTTGCTGCCGCGGTGGGGACTGCCCGGCGTCGCTGCCGCCACGGTTCTGGCGGCACTGGCCGCCGCCACCGTGAGTTTCTCGATCGGGTTCACGCGGTTTGGCCTGCGCCTTCCGGTTGGCCATCTCGTGCGCATCGTATTGGCCACCATCGCCATGGCGGCCGTGCTGCGGATATTTCCGGAGGCCAGGACGATCCCGATTCTGGCGGCCCACATTGCGGCAGGCGCCGCCAGCTATTTCGCAGCGCTTGCCCTGCTCTATGCACCGTCGCTGGTGCGGATGCTTCGGCCACGCCCCCAGCATTCGGGGGCGTGAGCGCACCCGACATGTTGGCGGCTACGACTTCCTGGCATTCTCGAATGCGCGCGCCATCGCGAACCAAAGCGGCTTCTTCTGCATCGACGAATCGAATGGAAGCGGCCGAGGCAGCCGTTGCGCGAGCGGATCCTTCTTCTTCGCCGCATCGGTATAGAACGAGTAGTTATCGGCAAGTTCCCACGCGATCACCACCTTGACGGCCGGCACGCGCAGCGCGTTGGTCAGGAACTTCTCTGCCGTCTCGGCGATCATGGCATCGCGCACTGCGATGTCGTCCGGAAACGTGTCGTCGCGCACGTCGAATTCGGTCAGATAGATATCGACTCCACGTCCGGCGAGCGCGTGAAGGAATTCGGCAAAGCGACCGGGATCGTGCGGGTAGCGCGGCTGCAGGTGACTTTGCAATCCGACGGCATGCAGCGGCACGCCGGCATGCTTCAATTCGTCGACCAGTTGCAGCAGACCGCGACGAACCGCGATGCCGACGTCGTCGTCGCGCTCGCTCTGTGCCTCATTGAGAACCAATTTTGTCTTTCGGTCGACCATCGCCACGCGCTCGAAGGCGCGGCGCACATAGCCGGTACCGAATGCCTCGTACCACGGGCCGAGCCTGTATCCGCCGGGCGCTTTGTGCCCAGGCCAGAACGGCTCGTTGACGACATCCCATGAATGCAACATGCCTACATAGCGGGCAGCAACTTCCTCGATATAGGAATCGAAGAACTTTTCACGCTCGGCACCACTCATGCTCTTGATCCATTGCGGAACCCATTCGTTCCAGATCAGGCAGTGGCCGCGCATCGGAATATTGTGACTCGCACAAAATTGCAGCAGACGATCTGCGCTTTCGAATCGCTTCGGTCCCGGTTTCGGCACGATGGTTCCCATCTTCATTGCAACGTCTGTTGTGACAATGCGAGTATGCGTCCGATACAGCTCGCGGTAAGCAATGTCCTTGTCGATCACCGGACCTGCAGCCGCCCCGAACACGATTCCGTTACGAGCTGCGATGTCGCCGAGACTCTGCGCAGGCTGCGCGGCGAATACTTCCTTCCCGCACGAAGCAACGCCTGCTCCCGCGATGAGGGCGAGCGCATCTCGCCTCGACCACTCCTGCATAGCTGATCTCCATCATGTGAATGATTCGCCGCGATGTCTCGTTGTTCGCAACGCGGCATCGCCATCGTTGCGTCGCATTAGTTCGATTTCGTGACGAATGTCAGTCGAGAAAATTTCGACACGCAGTTCCCCGTCGCGAAGCAAACGCGCCTGTCGATAGTCCCCACGAACGCGTCTCGATCACGTCATCAGCAGGAGTCGACATGTTGGAACCACCAGCGCAGTTGCAGCCAAGCCTCACTGTCGATGGGATAACGATCAATGTTCCCTCCCTTCCCCAAGCCGTTTCGTCGATCGTGTCGGCGGCGCAACATGGCGACAACTTCAGCGTCTGCACACTCAATCTCGACCACGTTGTCCAGCTTCAGCACCACGCCAACTTTCGCGCTGCCTACCGCCGCGCCAGATTTGTCACCGCCGACGGGTTCCCGATCGTCGTGCTGAGCCGCCTCATGGGCACACGAATCGAACGCACGACCGGCGCCGATCTCGTCGAACCGGTTTGCGCGGAAGCTCGCAAGAAAGGACTCCCGGTCTTTCTGTTGGGCACAAACAATCTCACGCTGAACGTGACGGCGCGGCGTTTGTCGGAACGATTCACGGGACTGCAGATCGCGGGATGCTTTGCGCCGGGACCGGGATTCGATCCCTATTCCAGCGAGGCAGATGCTGCGATCGAGCACATTCGCGCCTCGGGCGCCAGACTTTGCTTCGTCGCGCTGGGTGCGCCACGGCAGGAGCTGTTCGCGGCGCGATGCCTCGACGAACTCGATGGAACCGGCGTGTTGTGCATCGGGGCCGCGCTCGATTTCATCGCCGGCACACAGAGCCGCGCGCCGTCTATCGCGCGCCGAACCGGGATGGAATGGGCGTGGCGCATGCTGCGCGAGCCGCGACGGCTCGGCCCCCGCTACATCAAATGCATGACCATTGTTCCGCGCCTCGTTGCGCGAACCATTCCGCAAATCGTCCAGGCACGCATGAGGAAAGCGGCATGACTTCAACATTGACCCTGGCACTACGGGCGCGAAATGCCAACCGGGTAAAGCCACGTTACCAGATCTGTCTGATTCACCCGTTTGATCCGCGTGGCGAGAAGGTCGGCGGCCTCGAAACATACATCCGCGACTTCATCACATTTCACCCGACCGACACCGATATCCTCTTCATCGGCGTCGACTCGACCGGCGAGCTGGAGCTCGGCAAGCTTCACCGGATGACATTCCGAGGTCGCGGCTTCGACTTCCTGCCGATCCTGCACTATTCGGACCAGCAGGCGCGCGAAGCGGCCCGCAGCATCCGCACCTCGCTGACCGGGCAATTCTTCATGGCACTGCTCCGCCACTTCGGCCCGATCGCAAGGCTGATCCGCGCCAGGCGGTGCTCGGTCGACCTGCGGCGGGTGGAATTTTCCTGGTTGCCGGCGATCTTGCGGCTGCCGTTCGTGCAGATGCTGCATGGCGAGGGGGCGCCGAAATTGCAGATGGATTCGCTGCTGCGGAAATACGCCTTCGTCCACAATACCGGTGAACGGTTTGCCGTCGCCATGAGCGAGAAGTTTCTCTGCGTCAATCCGTTCATCACCGAGCGGTTGCAGCGGACCTATCCGCGCCGCAAGGACAAGATCGACACGCTCTGGACGTGGGTCAACACCGATATCTTCAAGCCGCAACTCTGGCCGTTGAGATCGTCGCCGTTCCAGATCGTGTTCGCCGGCAGGCTCGACGAGTTCAAGGATCCACCGCTGATGTTTCGCACGATCGACCGCCTGCGGCGGCGATTGAACGGCGATGTGCGGTTTCACTATATCGGCACCAGCGACCCGCACCGGTTCGAGGAGTTCGCCGCGATCGAAGACATCACCGTTCGCCACGGCTTCAAGGACGCCGCCGGCATGGCGGAGACGCTGGCAAGTGCGCATGCCGGCATCCTGACGTCCGAATTCGAAGGCATGCCGCGTTGCGTGCTCGAGACCCTGGCGGTGGGCCGGCCCGTCGTCGCCATGCACCTGCCGCAGCTCGAACCCGTGATCCATTCCGGCGACAGCGGCTATCTGGTGGCGCGGAACGGCAGTCGGGACGACATGGTCGATGCGCTCGTGCAGCGGTTCGTCGATGTCCGGGATGCCATCGAAGCGGGCGCGATCAATCCGGTACAGATCGCCGACTCCATCAGGTCGTTCACGCCGGGCACTCAGCTCGCGCGGGTCTTCCGCTATCATCAGGAAATTCAGGATGCCCGCGGACTTGCCGCCGCGGCGCCGACCTATTGAGGGCACCGGGTTGAACATCCTTCTGTTGACCAGCGAGTTCGCCCCCGCGATGGGAGGAATTGGGACTTACGCGCGCGAAATTGCGGCGGCGGCGAGCCGGCTCGGCGCCAAGGTAACCGTGGTGGCGCCGGACTACGCGCGACAGACTGCGGACGACGACCGATCCCTGCCCTTCGAGGTCGCTCGCTACAGCGGCGGTCTCCACTCCATGCGCGACATGCCGCGCAAGATCATGCTGACGCGCCGCGGCGTGCGCGGGGATCGATATGACGTGATCCATGCCGCCGATTGGCCGTTCTTCATTCCGGTCGCGCTTTCGAGATGGCGAACGCCTGCACGGGTGTTGATGACGGTGCATGGCACCGAGATCAACGAAACGCAGACACCGCTGAAGCGCATGGCGATCCGCGGTGCCGGAGTGTTCGGGCCGCGGACGGAAGTCGTCGCCAACAGCCGCTTTACCGAGACGCTGTTCCGAGAGCGGTTTGCCGTCGACCCGCGCCGGATCAGCGCGATCAATCTCGGCGTATCGGAATACTGGTTCGGCGCACCAAGGAAACGTCGAGAGGTACGGCTGGCCTATCGGCTGGCGGAAGACCGGCTGGTGATGATCACGGTCGCGCGGATCACGCGCCGCAAGGGACATCATCTGACCCTTGCCGCACTGTCGCGGCTTCCGGACGATCTGCGCAACCGCATCACGTGGCTGGTGGTCGGCCCGGACGGCGAAGCCGATTATGTCAGCGGTCTGCGACGCGATGCCGAAGCGGCGGCGGCCTGCGATATTCGCTTCCTCGGCCCGCAATCGAACGAAGACATCCGCGATCTCTATGCGGCATCCGATTTCTTTTGCCTGACGGGTCTCCCCGACACGAGCGGCAGGGTTGAGGGATTTGGGTTGGTTTATCTCGAGGCCGGAGCCGCCGGCCTGCCCAGTGTCGCGACCGACGTCGGCGGCGTGCCTGACGCCGTGCTCGCCGACGAGACCGGAATTCTCGTGCCGCCTTCGGCGGAAAGCATATCGCAGGCGATCGCAGAGCTGGCCGCCGATCGGGATCTGCGCGCCATTCTCGCAGCAGGCGCATCCTCTCATGCCCGCGCCCTCTCCTGGGAACGATGCGCCGCGACAACATATGGCCTGCCCTACACCGGCAGGCAGGCATCTGCAGCGCGCAACATCGGACTAACGGCATGAAGCGAGTGGCCGCGACCGCGATGCTGCTTGCGCTCGCGACCAGCGCGGCGCAGGCGGACAACGAGAATTGCCGCAAGAGCCGCGAGTATCTCTTGGGCACGCCCGGCGGTGACCAGGCGCTGACGCCGCAGGCCTATAACGACCTGTTCAAGATCTGCGTCGCGGCATCGGCCATGCCCAACGTGAAGGATGCGTATATCCTGCGCGATGGCGGTATCGCGGTGATCCCCAAGCAGGACAGTGTTTCGGCGACGGCCGCCACGCTGGCGCAGTTCTGCGACGACTATCCTCGCGGCGTGCTGCGCTTCATTACTCGCAAGGAACAGCCAGCCATCCGCTCCGTAACTGACGTCGCACGGATGTCGTCGACGTCGTCGACGCCGTGCAAGAAGATCAAAGGCATTTCGTAGAGTCGCGCACCGCTCGCCAAACCTCATTTTTGCCGGTTGTAGTAATCCGGCATGGCATGCGGATCCATCGGCTGTTCGGCCCGGCGCCCGAGAAAGAAGAAGCCGCTGGCGGCATCTGCTGCGGCCCGGCCGCGGCCGAATGCATCGAGATATCGGATCCAGAAGAACGGCAGCACGATCAGGCGTGACAGCTTGTTGCCCGCGCCGAGCGCGCGCGCGAAATAGCGGATCGACCATTCAAGCGCCACACCGGCGCCGCCGACCGGTCCGGCGCTGATCTCGGAAAATCGCCGGAACAGCCAGCGGTGACCGCTCTGCGTAAAACGCGAGAAATCATAGGCCCGCTCGTGCACCTGCTGCATGAACGGCGTCTCCGCGTAGACCAGGCCTTCCAGCCGCAGCACCCGATGCAGCTCGGCAACGACGGTTGCGGGTTCCAGCACATGTTCCAGCACCGCCTGCACCCAGACGCCATCGAACACGCCGTCCTCGAATGGCAGACTGTGGGCGTCGGCCACCAGCGCCGTATGCGGCGAGGCATAGACATCGGTTCCGACCAATTCGATGGAATCGTCCCGGTAGAGCTCGTCGGCGCCCAAACCGATCGTTCCGCCTCCGACCACGAGCACAACCGGCCGCCTCGACTCCCGCTTCAACAGCTCGATGAATGTTGCGCTGTTGGAGACTGCAACCGGATTGCCCCCGAAGGTAAGACGATGCAGCCGCGATCCAAGGGAACGTCGATTGAGGTCCCGCTGCAGCGCCGAGCCATTCTCGGCCTCGTACATCCCACGTTCAAAAATACTGGCTGCAAAATCGATCAGCACCGGTTGTGCGCCGGCCATCGGAAACCCGGCCCTGCTATAATCGCAGCCACGGTTCGAACAGGTTGGTTGTGACCACACGTTCCGCAGCGGCGACGAGCAGCGAGGACAGCGAAGACGTTTTTTCCAGTGCGCGGGTTCCGTATTCGCTACCGAATGGTCGACGGCAGAAAGCTGCAAAGAAGAACCTCATATGTCATTTCTTCTGCCCTGCCCCGCTCATTGTTCGCAATCGATGCTATTTCGAATGCAACGACGGCGCAACAATGCGGGACTGGGAACAATTCGGATGGTTGCAATTGGTCTCGCAGGAAGCTGCAGCCAGATGCCACCGTGAGGGCTTGCGGGAACGCAACGCATGAACCCGCCCTGCTGTTTCGCACAAATTTTAGGATTTCTCGAAAGGGTTTTCGGTTGACGTGCTTCGCGTAGCTTCCTTGGCAACATCGGCATCAGCCGACTGATCGGGCATTGGTGACCGATTCGAGATTTGACAATCCCGACCCCGACACAATCTTGATCTGCCCGATCAGGTGAAGAGCAGATGATCCGATATCAGCGACGTGACCGGTGCATCATGACCGTGACCGGGGACGGTGACGACTTGAGCGGAAAGATGCGCGACATCGGCGACGATCGGAGACTCAATCTGGCTCACGCCGTGGATTGATCCCCCTGCCTTCAAACCTGCCGCATCATGTCTGACCGTCTCGCTGAAAATAAAGGTATCGCGGCCTGCGCTGTTTGGAATGTAGCTGACAGCCCTCGAGATCGAGGTGCCTCCAGCCTCATAGCTGCTCCCGATAGGTGAGCTCTCGTGATGGTCGAAGGTGAGCCGATCGTAGC belongs to Bradyrhizobium icense and includes:
- a CDS encoding lipopolysaccharide biosynthesis protein — encoded protein: MLLKHTLLYLPAQFVGPLFQLLAMIVWTHVVDEHTLGVITLITATHELLQIGFLAWWSQFALRFLGRYQDANDAPRFYRTENAVLLASLALQSAAIIGILHLVIAPGAGTGLLLASVAYVMTRSLNLYIGERARARQQIRVYTIQQVFGPSVGFILGLVLIKLLGQSPDWPLAGYAAAQLTAALIVLPWIGWGHRLWPIDREIVVHALRYGIPLIIGGALGWVGLNASRFIVNEMSGVAAAGLFAVGYGLGQRAAAVAAMLVTAAAFPLAVRSMEQHGDQAGMRQLANNSALLVAVLAPSLAGIIMLRTEIVHLLIAAPFQAVTLAILPLSTLAGAIRNLRAHFGDQVFLLQNRTRWMMAIAAIDASMTVVLSVLLLPRWGLPGVAAATVLAALAAATVSFSIGFTRFGLRLPVGHLVRIVLATIAMAAVLRIFPEARTIPILAAHIAAGAASYFAALALLYAPSLVRMLRPRPQHSGA
- a CDS encoding WecB/TagA/CpsF family glycosyltransferase, which produces MLEPPAQLQPSLTVDGITINVPSLPQAVSSIVSAAQHGDNFSVCTLNLDHVVQLQHHANFRAAYRRARFVTADGFPIVVLSRLMGTRIERTTGADLVEPVCAEARKKGLPVFLLGTNNLTLNVTARRLSERFTGLQIAGCFAPGPGFDPYSSEADAAIEHIRASGARLCFVALGAPRQELFAARCLDELDGTGVLCIGAALDFIAGTQSRAPSIARRTGMEWAWRMLREPRRLGPRYIKCMTIVPRLVARTIPQIVQARMRKAA
- a CDS encoding glycosyltransferase family 4 protein, translated to MPADLPPRRRPIEGTGLNILLLTSEFAPAMGGIGTYAREIAAAASRLGAKVTVVAPDYARQTADDDRSLPFEVARYSGGLHSMRDMPRKIMLTRRGVRGDRYDVIHAADWPFFIPVALSRWRTPARVLMTVHGTEINETQTPLKRMAIRGAGVFGPRTEVVANSRFTETLFRERFAVDPRRISAINLGVSEYWFGAPRKRREVRLAYRLAEDRLVMITVARITRRKGHHLTLAALSRLPDDLRNRITWLVVGPDGEADYVSGLRRDAEAAAACDIRFLGPQSNEDIRDLYAASDFFCLTGLPDTSGRVEGFGLVYLEAGAAGLPSVATDVGGVPDAVLADETGILVPPSAESISQAIAELAADRDLRAILAAGASSHARALSWERCAATTYGLPYTGRQASAARNIGLTA
- a CDS encoding endo-1,4-beta-xylanase, yielding MQEWSRRDALALIAGAGVASCGKEVFAAQPAQSLGDIAARNGIVFGAAAGPVIDKDIAYRELYRTHTRIVTTDVAMKMGTIVPKPGPKRFESADRLLQFCASHNIPMRGHCLIWNEWVPQWIKSMSGAEREKFFDSYIEEVAARYVGMLHSWDVVNEPFWPGHKAPGGYRLGPWYEAFGTGYVRRAFERVAMVDRKTKLVLNEAQSERDDDVGIAVRRGLLQLVDELKHAGVPLHAVGLQSHLQPRYPHDPGRFAEFLHALAGRGVDIYLTEFDVRDDTFPDDIAVRDAMIAETAEKFLTNALRVPAVKVVIAWELADNYSFYTDAAKKKDPLAQRLPRPLPFDSSMQKKPLWFAMARAFENARKS
- a CDS encoding class I SAM-dependent methyltransferase translates to MAGAQPVLIDFAASIFERGMYEAENGSALQRDLNRRSLGSRLHRLTFGGNPVAVSNSATFIELLKRESRRPVVLVVGGGTIGLGADELYRDDSIELVGTDVYASPHTALVADAHSLPFEDGVFDGVWVQAVLEHVLEPATVVAELHRVLRLEGLVYAETPFMQQVHERAYDFSRFTQSGHRWLFRRFSEISAGPVGGAGVALEWSIRYFARALGAGNKLSRLIVLPFFWIRYLDAFGRGRAAADAASGFFFLGRRAEQPMDPHAMPDYYNRQK
- a CDS encoding glycosyltransferase family 4 protein translates to MTSTLTLALRARNANRVKPRYQICLIHPFDPRGEKVGGLETYIRDFITFHPTDTDILFIGVDSTGELELGKLHRMTFRGRGFDFLPILHYSDQQAREAARSIRTSLTGQFFMALLRHFGPIARLIRARRCSVDLRRVEFSWLPAILRLPFVQMLHGEGAPKLQMDSLLRKYAFVHNTGERFAVAMSEKFLCVNPFITERLQRTYPRRKDKIDTLWTWVNTDIFKPQLWPLRSSPFQIVFAGRLDEFKDPPLMFRTIDRLRRRLNGDVRFHYIGTSDPHRFEEFAAIEDITVRHGFKDAAGMAETLASAHAGILTSEFEGMPRCVLETLAVGRPVVAMHLPQLEPVIHSGDSGYLVARNGSRDDMVDALVQRFVDVRDAIEAGAINPVQIADSIRSFTPGTQLARVFRYHQEIQDARGLAAAAPTY